One genomic region from Bacteroidota bacterium encodes:
- a CDS encoding N-6 DNA methylase codes for MQVTKEQAYKEIEKLVERFGEYVDEYKRSGYNEHQTRIDYINPFFKALGWDMDNSQGHAEAYREVIHEDKIKVGGATKAPDYGFTLYGQRKFFVDAKKPAVNIKSDIAPAYQVRRYGWSAKVPLSIVTDFEEFSIYDCTKKPKPTDKASVARIRYITFDQYLSEFDFLWDVFAKENLPKGRFDKYVKSDTSRKGTATVDDEFLKSIEQWRTYLAINIALRNKSLNEDELNYAVQKIIDRIIFLRMCEDRGVEQYGELKKAAEKGDIYQNMFALYRIADDKYNSGLFDFKEDKITATLTVDNKVMKNIISELYYPKCEYEFSVMPADILGSVYERFLGKTIRLTKAHHAKIEEKPEVRKAGGVYYTPKYVVDYIVENTVGKLIEGKTSKQVEIIRICDPACGSGSFLIGAYQFLLDWHLKYYLNNPTKKRKDRPLTPDGNLTTAEKKRILLNNIFGVDIDSQAVEVTKLNLLLKALEGETQASINQQMSLFHERVLPNLNQNIKCGNSLIGPDFYDGQMQLFPEMMKKINAFDWKQGFPEIFKQGGFNAVIGNPPWGASLSDEALGYLRKKHGEIIVRMIDTYMYFVHKSGELLKQQGLFGMIIPSTILNQTDMQLLREYLLKNHDLEIVINLGEKVFGSKVLNTSTLLTFIKRKADHKSDMIAGDVRHFDPEERAIAIENIKSTPKADWIELVSSDNLSSYFTLDISGVKLLKNLASKFISFKDVINDKIQRGISPDYAQAFIVNSKTAKDEKLEETILKPVILGKHITRYGSLTSENSILYLTKKDDIEQYPNAKNHLSKYRDKITCREVKEGKHPWYSLHRPRNPDIFDSPKFIGLTTSRTICIALDEGAHYATDALYLFSLNKELGLNEHFVLGVLHSSSFQFLYHTAFQGGQRVIPQIKAANLYDLPFPIHQNTRIDDDSEKAITKYVQNLLKLNEQLKTIKLDSQRQQIQRTIDHAERKIDELVYGLYGLSEEEAKIVEGK; via the coding sequence ATGCAGGTAACAAAAGAACAGGCATATAAAGAAATAGAGAAGCTTGTTGAACGATTTGGCGAATATGTTGATGAATACAAACGAAGCGGTTACAACGAACACCAAACTCGTATAGACTATATCAACCCGTTCTTCAAAGCTCTCGGTTGGGACATGGACAACAGCCAGGGACATGCAGAGGCATACAGGGAAGTAATTCACGAAGACAAAATAAAAGTTGGAGGTGCCACAAAAGCACCAGATTACGGGTTTACACTTTACGGACAGCGAAAATTCTTTGTTGATGCAAAAAAACCTGCTGTAAATATCAAAAGTGATATTGCACCTGCCTATCAGGTAAGACGTTATGGTTGGAGTGCAAAGGTTCCACTTTCCATTGTTACCGATTTTGAAGAATTTTCTATTTACGATTGCACCAAGAAACCCAAACCGACTGACAAAGCATCAGTAGCTCGTATCAGATATATCACTTTTGACCAATACCTTAGTGAGTTTGACTTTTTATGGGATGTATTTGCAAAAGAGAACCTGCCCAAAGGACGTTTTGACAAATACGTTAAAAGCGATACCAGCAGAAAAGGAACAGCAACAGTAGATGATGAATTTTTAAAATCCATTGAACAATGGCGAACATATCTTGCTATCAACATTGCATTACGAAATAAATCCCTTAATGAAGATGAGCTTAACTATGCTGTTCAGAAAATCATTGACCGCATCATTTTTTTACGCATGTGCGAGGATAGAGGTGTTGAACAATATGGTGAGTTAAAAAAAGCAGCAGAGAAAGGCGATATTTATCAAAACATGTTTGCACTCTACCGAATTGCTGATGACAAATACAACTCAGGTCTTTTTGACTTCAAGGAAGATAAAATAACAGCAACGCTCACGGTAGACAACAAGGTGATGAAAAATATCATCAGCGAACTTTACTATCCCAAGTGCGAATACGAATTTTCCGTGATGCCTGCCGACATTCTCGGAAGTGTTTACGAGCGTTTTCTTGGCAAAACAATTCGCTTAACAAAAGCACATCATGCCAAGATTGAAGAAAAACCGGAAGTACGGAAAGCCGGAGGCGTTTACTACACACCTAAATATGTGGTGGACTACATCGTGGAAAACACTGTTGGCAAACTGATTGAAGGCAAAACGTCCAAACAAGTTGAAATTATCAGGATTTGTGATCCTGCTTGTGGTTCAGGTTCGTTTTTGATTGGTGCATATCAGTTTTTGCTCGACTGGCATTTGAAATATTACCTAAATAATCCAACCAAAAAGAGGAAGGACAGGCCATTGACACCTGACGGTAACCTGACTACAGCAGAGAAAAAACGCATTTTGCTAAATAATATCTTCGGTGTTGATATAGACTCCCAAGCTGTGGAAGTGACAAAGTTAAACCTTTTATTGAAAGCACTGGAAGGAGAAACACAGGCATCTATTAACCAACAGATGTCTTTATTTCATGAAAGGGTTTTGCCTAACCTGAACCAAAATATCAAATGCGGGAACTCGCTAATTGGCCCTGACTTTTATGATGGACAGATGCAATTATTCCCGGAAATGATGAAGAAAATTAACGCCTTTGACTGGAAACAGGGCTTTCCTGAAATCTTCAAGCAAGGCGGTTTTAATGCGGTAATTGGGAATCCGCCTTGGGGAGCTTCTTTATCTGATGAAGCTCTTGGTTACTTACGCAAAAAACATGGGGAAATTATTGTTCGCATGATCGATACTTACATGTATTTCGTGCATAAATCTGGCGAACTTCTAAAACAGCAGGGGTTATTCGGTATGATAATACCCAGTACAATTCTGAACCAAACAGATATGCAACTTTTGCGTGAATATTTGTTAAAGAACCATGACTTAGAGATTGTAATCAATCTCGGAGAAAAAGTATTTGGTTCAAAAGTCCTAAATACTTCCACATTATTAACATTTATCAAAAGAAAAGCCGACCACAAAAGCGATATGATTGCCGGTGATGTTCGACATTTCGACCCTGAAGAAAGAGCCATTGCTATCGAGAATATTAAATCAACTCCAAAGGCAGATTGGATAGAGCTCGTTTCAAGTGACAACCTATCCTCCTACTTCACTTTAGATATCTCAGGTGTAAAATTGCTAAAAAATCTTGCCAGTAAATTCATCTCGTTCAAAGATGTTATAAATGATAAGATTCAAAGGGGAATAAGTCCCGATTATGCGCAAGCGTTCATTGTTAACAGTAAAACAGCAAAAGATGAAAAGCTTGAAGAAACAATCTTAAAGCCTGTAATACTCGGCAAACACATTACTCGGTACGGCTCATTGACTTCTGAAAACTCAATACTTTACTTGACCAAAAAGGACGACATCGAGCAATATCCAAACGCTAAGAACCATCTTTCTAAGTACAGGGATAAAATAACTTGCAGAGAAGTGAAAGAGGGGAAACATCCTTGGTATTCATTACACAGACCAAGGAATCCTGATATTTTTGACTCTCCAAAATTTATTGGTCTAACAACTTCTCGAACAATTTGTATAGCGTTGGATGAGGGTGCCCATTATGCAACAGATGCCCTATATCTATTTAGTTTGAATAAGGAATTAGGGCTTAACGAACATTTTGTTTTAGGTGTACTTCATTCAAGTTCATTTCAGTTCCTTTATCATACAGCATTTCAAGGAGGACAAAGAGTGATTCCTCAAATTAAAGCAGCTAACCTTTACGATTTACCTTTCCCTATCCATCAAAATACAAGAATTGATGACGACAGCGAAAAGGCTATCACCAAGTACGTTCAAAACTTACTAAAACTCAACGAGCAACTGAAAACCATTAAACTCGACAGTCAACGGCAGCAAATACAACGGACTATTGACCATGCAGAGCGGAAAATAGACGAATTAGTTTATGGGCTTTATGGGCTGAGTGAGGAGGAAGCAAAAATTGTGGAGGGGAAATAA
- a CDS encoding ImmA/IrrE family metallo-endopeptidase: protein MYEQLDTEIPAFKLMGTLNQSPEKLAGKIIEYLGVNHNEVAEIKPGYDALNYWKKLLESKGILVFQTSGVPLHIMRGACVAKEILPVIIINSNDTQNGRIFSLFHELVHIVLREDGISNFRYSDRNLYDPIEVHCNQTAAEVLVPTTTLLESLVVCSHNMGNALWEAEELQKLSNRFCVSREVILRRLLTLGRTTNNFYRDYRDNQDFGTKKKSTGGDYYRNKIAKNGGLYLNLVLQGYYQEKLTASTFWDCTQIKVSNLAKLENLLYAKV, encoded by the coding sequence TTGTATGAACAACTTGACACAGAAATACCTGCATTCAAACTTATGGGTACTTTAAATCAGTCGCCTGAAAAATTGGCTGGAAAGATTATTGAATATTTGGGTGTTAATCATAATGAGGTCGCAGAGATAAAGCCGGGATATGATGCCTTGAATTACTGGAAAAAGCTACTCGAATCGAAAGGGATATTGGTTTTCCAAACGTCTGGTGTTCCACTTCATATAATGAGAGGGGCTTGTGTAGCAAAAGAAATATTACCCGTTATAATCATCAATAGCAACGACACACAAAACGGACGAATATTTTCACTTTTTCACGAATTGGTTCACATTGTTCTAAGGGAAGATGGTATCAGTAATTTCAGATACAGCGACAGGAATCTATACGATCCGATCGAAGTGCATTGCAACCAAACAGCTGCAGAAGTATTAGTTCCCACAACAACTCTATTGGAATCACTTGTTGTCTGTTCTCATAATATGGGTAATGCCCTATGGGAGGCAGAGGAATTACAGAAACTATCTAATAGATTTTGTGTGAGCCGTGAGGTAATTCTCCGAAGGTTATTGACTTTAGGAAGAACCACAAATAATTTCTATCGGGATTATAGGGATAATCAGGATTTTGGCACTAAAAAGAAATCTACTGGTGGAGACTATTACCGAAATAAAATTGCCAAAAATGGAGGATTGTACTTGAATCTTGTTCTGCAGGGCTATTATCAGGAAAAATTAACCGCTTCTACCTTTTGGGATTGCACTCAAATAAAAGTTTCCAATCTTGCCAAACTTGAAAACCTCCTTTATGCAAAAGTATAG
- a CDS encoding helix-turn-helix transcriptional regulator, producing MVKSIAHINPEMLVWSRKTVKLTVELAAQKIGVKPEKLEAWEQGNAFPTVKRL from the coding sequence ATGGTAAAATCAATCGCACATATCAATCCTGAAATGCTTGTTTGGTCGAGAAAAACAGTCAAGCTGACTGTTGAATTGGCTGCCCAAAAGATAGGCGTTAAACCGGAGAAGTTGGAAGCGTGGGAACAAGGAAATGCGTTTCCGACTGTGAAGCGACTTTAA